The Candidatus Dadabacteria bacterium genome window below encodes:
- a CDS encoding TIGR04282 family arsenosugar biosynthesis glycosyltransferase, translating into MSQKNDNALIVFLKYPETEKVKTRLGKDIGKQRAMELYRETASFVADSFSGSKNWTAFFFYTPRERKKEVFEWLGDKEGFFFAQGTGSLGQRMSRAFEKCFSLGFRNVVIIGTDCVMMTEEDLQRAFSLLSGEKFEAVLGPATDGGYYLLGLCRKTDAVFQDIQWSTSRVFKETERRIRGSGLRHAVMRELSDIDEEKDISIKDIMTRDMKLARRLEQILLKGQKNRTEKNEERKPV; encoded by the coding sequence ATGTCGCAAAAAAACGATAACGCCCTGATCGTTTTTCTTAAGTATCCGGAAACAGAAAAAGTAAAGACGCGCCTGGGAAAAGACATAGGGAAGCAGAGGGCCATGGAACTCTATCGTGAAACGGCAAGTTTCGTCGCCGACTCCTTCTCGGGTTCAAAGAACTGGACGGCTTTCTTCTTCTATACTCCAAGAGAAAGAAAAAAAGAGGTTTTTGAGTGGCTGGGAGACAAAGAAGGTTTTTTTTTCGCGCAGGGGACAGGTTCTCTCGGACAGAGAATGTCCCGTGCGTTTGAAAAATGTTTTTCACTGGGATTCAGAAATGTCGTCATCATAGGCACAGACTGCGTGATGATGACCGAAGAAGACCTGCAAAGAGCGTTCTCGTTGCTTTCGGGAGAGAAATTTGAGGCGGTCCTGGGTCCGGCAACCGACGGGGGATACTATCTCCTCGGGCTATGCAGGAAAACGGACGCGGTTTTTCAGGATATCCAATGGAGCACTTCCCGCGTATTTAAGGAGACCGAAAGACGGATTAGGGGAAGCGGTCTGCGCCACGCCGTCATGAGAGAACTTTCGGATATTGACGAGGAAAAAGATATAAGCATAAAGGATATAATGACAAGGGATATGAAACTCGCGCGCAGACTGGAGCAAATTCTTTTGAAAGGCCAAAAAAACCGTACTGAGAAAAACGAGGAGAGAAAACCGGTATGA